CCGCGAAGCAGACGGCCGGAAGGCCCCGGGACAGCGCGATGATGCCTGTCGGGCAGGCGTCGACACATGCGCCGCAGCCCGTGCAGCAGTCGAGACCGCCGATCGCCGTGCCGGGTGGTCGGGTTGCTGGCTGGACTTTGTGGCCTGAGAGGAACTCGCGGCGACTGGGTCTGGCGGGCGCTTCTGTCATCGGCGCCTCAGTGCAAGGACGCCGGAGGGCCAGGGGGACCGAAAACGATCTGCCACATCCAGACCAGGAAGCCGTAACCGCCGACGACGCCCACCGCCACGATGGGCCATATGCCGAAGGCCAGGACGAGAAAGGTGAGGAGTTCGGAACGCCGAGTGCTGCGCGGCCGGGTTTCCGTCTCGATGGAACCCTTGGTCATCATTCCTCCTCCGTTCCTGCGCACCGCTCCGCCAAGGCAGCCGCCGAAGACGACAGCGCCGCGGCGCGTCGTCCCATACAGCCTACCTCTAAAAGCTTTCTCTGCAACACTATTGATCGAAACACGGCAAAAAATGCCCGTCGGTGCCGGTCGCGGATCGGCATTGGAACTGTCCGCGGCCAGACATCCGCTTGCCTCCCATCTCTTTCGGTGTGCCCGGGCCGGGTCTACCGCAGGATCCGGAAATCGGCTCGCAAGGCGTCCGCGTCGGCGCTCTCGGTCGACACGTCCGTCACCCGTGCGCCCGATGGACCCACGCGAAGCTTCGCCAGCATGGCGGCAACCGCATCGGCCGGGCCTGCGATCAGGGCGGTGACGGAGCCGTCCGGCTCGTTGCGCACCCAGCCTGAGAGGCCGAGCGCCCGCGCCTCGTCGCGCGTCCAGTAGCGGAAGCCGACGCCCTGCACGACGCCGCGGATGCGGGCGAGGGTTGCTGTCCGGTCCTCCTGCATGGGCGACTTGCCAATACGCCTCAATTGACGGGGTTGAGCGTCATCGATGTGCCGGTCGCGGCGACATTAAGCCCGATCTGCCCGGTCACGCTCAGCATCTGCAGGTGGATCGAGCCCGTGGTGCCGCCGACCAGGAGATTGCCGCCGACGCCCGCGCCGATCGTAGCCTCGACCGTGGCGCCCCCATAAAAGCCGCTCAGCGAGCCGCGATGGTACCCGGCAGTCGGGGCGAATACCGCCCAGACGAGGCCCTGGCGCGTGGTGAAGCCGAGGTCGACGCCGAGCTTTCGAATGCTGCCGGCGTAATACTCCGTCCTGCCAGCGGTCGAGGTGAACACGCAGTTCACCGTCTTGGCGGAGCCCAGCACATAACCGATGCCGCCGCCGACCTCGCAGGACAGCGTACCGATGCGGACGCCGCCGTAATCGTCCGGCTCCTGATGGGGCCGGCGTGCGTCGGCGGCTTGCGCGATGCCCGCTGTTGCGAGCGCCACGGGGGCGAGAAGGGCTGCGGCCAGAAGGGTTTTCATACAAAAATCTCCATCTCAAACGGCAGGGAACAGTGTGGGCACGACCTAGCCTGAGAACC
This portion of the Mesorhizobium shangrilense genome encodes:
- a CDS encoding DUF992 domain-containing protein, encoding MKTLLAAALLAPVALATAGIAQAADARRPHQEPDDYGGVRIGTLSCEVGGGIGYVLGSAKTVNCVFTSTAGRTEYYAGSIRKLGVDLGFTTRQGLVWAVFAPTAGYHRGSLSGFYGGATVEATIGAGVGGNLLVGGTTGSIHLQMLSVTGQIGLNVAATGTSMTLNPVN
- a CDS encoding acylphosphatase — translated: MQEDRTATLARIRGVVQGVGFRYWTRDEARALGLSGWVRNEPDGSVTALIAGPADAVAAMLAKLRVGPSGARVTDVSTESADADALRADFRILR
- the napE gene encoding periplasmic nitrate reductase, NapE protein gives rise to the protein MTKGSIETETRPRSTRRSELLTFLVLAFGIWPIVAVGVVGGYGFLVWMWQIVFGPPGPPASLH